In one window of Hymenobacter nivis DNA:
- a CDS encoding AI-2E family transporter, which yields MDQLSTPPSSPASLTGYARRVGIAVGIVSVVLFSTGLLGTAFGVFLRVLAALLIALPLQAGAQWLHRRTRLPQGLALLLVALLVVGALVGTGWLFSTHIGEQVAELRKQLPQALRDVQARARGTEWGQWVANEKLDFGSITGGGSAWVGRVTGIFSTTFGVLADGYVIIFLALFIALQPKLYRAGLVMLVPKPGRARAHEVLDKISDTLVKWVLGRLVSMLAVGVLTALGLWALGLPLAWVLALFAGLVTFIPNIGPIVAMVPALLLAFFHGGSTEALYVLALYLGVQTLESVAVSPVVQQRLILLPPALIFVGQLVIGSFTGLLGLTLATPIIAIGVILVKMLYVQDVLGDDSVEL from the coding sequence ATGGACCAGCTTTCTACCCCGCCGTCTTCGCCGGCTTCCCTCACCGGCTACGCGCGGCGCGTGGGCATTGCGGTGGGCATCGTCTCCGTTGTCTTGTTCTCAACAGGGCTATTGGGCACGGCCTTCGGGGTGTTTTTGCGGGTGCTGGCGGCGCTGCTCATTGCGCTGCCGCTACAAGCCGGGGCCCAGTGGCTGCACCGCCGCACCCGCCTGCCGCAGGGCCTGGCGCTGCTACTGGTGGCGCTGCTGGTGGTGGGGGCCCTGGTAGGCACGGGCTGGCTGTTTTCAACGCACATCGGCGAGCAAGTGGCCGAGCTACGAAAGCAGCTGCCGCAGGCCCTGCGCGACGTGCAGGCGCGCGCGCGCGGCACCGAGTGGGGCCAGTGGGTGGCCAACGAAAAACTGGATTTTGGTAGCATCACGGGCGGCGGCTCGGCTTGGGTGGGCCGGGTCACGGGCATCTTCTCCACCACCTTCGGCGTGCTGGCCGATGGCTACGTCATCATCTTCCTGGCCTTGTTCATTGCCTTGCAGCCCAAGCTGTACCGCGCCGGCCTGGTAATGCTGGTGCCCAAGCCCGGCCGCGCCCGGGCCCACGAGGTGCTCGACAAAATCAGCGATACGCTGGTGAAATGGGTGCTGGGCCGGCTGGTGTCGATGCTGGCCGTGGGCGTGCTCACGGCGCTGGGGCTGTGGGCGTTGGGCCTACCGCTGGCCTGGGTGCTGGCCCTGTTCGCGGGACTGGTCACGTTCATTCCCAACATTGGGCCCATCGTTGCGATGGTGCCGGCGCTGCTGCTGGCCTTCTTCCACGGGGGCTCCACGGAGGCGCTGTACGTGCTGGCGCTATACCTGGGCGTGCAAACACTGGAGAGCGTGGCCGTGTCGCCGGTGGTGCAGCAGCGGCTCATTCTGCTGCCACCCGCCCTCATTTTTGTGGGGCAGCTGGTCATCGGCTCGTTCACCGGCCTGCTGGGCCTTACGCTGGCCACGCCCATCATCGCCATCGGCGTGATTCTGGTGAAAATGCTCTACGTGCAGGACGTGCTGGGCGACGATTCGGTGGAGCTGTAG
- a CDS encoding DUF1028 domain-containing protein: MLHKLRYLLCCSLGALLALPAAAQSIYSATDPLAHTFSIVARDAKTGEMAVAVQSHWFSVGTSVSWAEAGVGVVATQSFTNKSFGLRGLALLKSGKTAQQALDELLAADESRDVRQVAILDNQGRVATHTGKKCVDMAGHQQGPQFSVQANMMLNNTVWGAMARAYEAGAALPLAERVLGALDAAQAAGGDVRGRQSAALLVVRGTATEGPWADRLVDLRVDDSPAPLPELHRLLKLHRAYDHMNAGDLAVEKNDMPAAVQEYQAAEKMFPQNLEMKYWHAITLANKQQVPAALALLKPIFRQEPNWRILTERLPKVGLLTVSPAELKQILALK; the protein is encoded by the coding sequence ATGCTACACAAGTTACGCTACTTGCTCTGCTGCTCGCTGGGGGCCCTGCTGGCGCTGCCCGCCGCCGCCCAGTCCATCTACTCCGCCACCGACCCGCTGGCTCATACCTTCAGCATTGTGGCCCGCGACGCCAAAACCGGCGAAATGGCCGTGGCGGTGCAAAGCCACTGGTTTTCGGTGGGCACCTCCGTCAGCTGGGCCGAGGCCGGGGTGGGCGTGGTGGCCACCCAGTCGTTCACTAACAAGTCGTTCGGCCTGCGCGGCCTGGCCCTGCTGAAAAGCGGCAAAACCGCCCAGCAGGCGCTGGACGAGCTGCTGGCCGCCGACGAAAGCCGCGACGTGCGCCAGGTGGCCATCCTCGACAACCAGGGCCGCGTGGCGACGCACACCGGCAAAAAGTGCGTGGATATGGCCGGCCACCAGCAGGGCCCCCAGTTCTCGGTGCAGGCCAACATGATGCTGAACAACACGGTGTGGGGCGCGATGGCCCGGGCCTACGAAGCCGGCGCCGCCCTGCCCCTGGCCGAGCGCGTGCTGGGAGCCCTCGACGCGGCCCAGGCCGCCGGGGGCGACGTCCGCGGCCGGCAGTCGGCGGCGCTGCTGGTGGTGCGCGGCACCGCCACCGAGGGCCCCTGGGCCGACCGCCTCGTGGACCTGCGCGTGGACGACAGCCCCGCCCCGCTGCCCGAGCTGCACCGCCTCCTCAAGCTGCATCGGGCCTACGACCACATGAACGCCGGCGACCTGGCTGTGGAGAAAAACGACATGCCCGCCGCCGTTCAGGAGTACCAGGCCGCCGAAAAGATGTTCCCCCAGAACCTCGAAATGAAGTATTGGCACGCCATCACGCTGGCCAACAAGCAGCAGGTGCCCGCTGCCCTGGCCCTGCTGAAACCCATTTTCCGGCAGGAACCCAACTGGCGCATCCTCACCGAGCGCCTGCCCAAAGTGGGCCTGCTCACCGTGTCGCCGGCCGAGCTAAAGCAGATTCTGGCCTTGAAGTAG